The following are encoded in a window of Flavobacterium psychrotrophum genomic DNA:
- the prfA gene encoding peptide chain release factor 1, with translation MIDRLQFIKQRFDEVSDLVINPDIIADQKRYVALNKEYKELKALVEKRDEYMTAVANLEEAQEIIADGSDAEMVEMAKLQLDEAKEALPVLEEEIKFMLIPKDPEDAKNVLVEIRAGTGGDEASIFAGDLYRMYSKYCENKGWRTSVVDVSQGTSGGYKEVIFEVSGDDVYGTLKFEAGVHRVQRVPQTETQGRIHTSAATVMVLPEAEEFDVQLDMNEVRIDYFCSSGPGGQSVNTTKSAVRLTHIPTGLVAQCQDEKSQHKNKDKATQVLRSRLYEMELAKKQEEDAAKRNSQVSSGDRSAKIRTYNYPQGRVTDHRIGLTLYDLDGVMNGSVQKLIDELQLVNNTEKLKESDVY, from the coding sequence ATGATAGACAGGTTACAGTTTATAAAGCAGCGTTTTGATGAGGTTTCTGACCTTGTTATTAACCCGGATATTATTGCCGACCAAAAACGTTATGTAGCTTTAAACAAAGAATATAAAGAGCTTAAGGCGCTTGTAGAAAAGCGTGACGAATACATGACTGCTGTGGCTAACCTTGAGGAAGCCCAGGAGATTATTGCCGATGGCAGCGATGCTGAAATGGTAGAAATGGCTAAACTTCAGCTTGATGAAGCTAAGGAGGCACTTCCGGTACTGGAAGAAGAGATCAAATTCATGCTGATACCTAAAGACCCTGAAGATGCCAAGAACGTACTCGTAGAGATACGTGCCGGTACCGGTGGTGACGAAGCAAGTATATTTGCCGGCGACCTTTACCGTATGTATAGCAAATATTGCGAAAACAAAGGCTGGAGAACCAGCGTTGTAGACGTTAGCCAGGGTACATCCGGAGGATATAAAGAGGTTATCTTTGAAGTTAGCGGAGATGATGTTTATGGTACCCTTAAGTTTGAGGCGGGTGTACACCGCGTGCAGCGTGTGCCACAAACCGAAACTCAGGGGCGTATCCACACCTCGGCAGCTACAGTTATGGTACTTCCTGAAGCAGAAGAATTTGACGTACAACTGGATATGAATGAAGTGCGTATTGATTACTTCTGTTCATCAGGTCCGGGCGGTCAGTCGGTTAACACCACTAAATCTGCTGTAAGGCTTACGCACATCCCTACAGGGCTTGTAGCGCAGTGCCAGGACGAAAAATCGCAGCATAAAAATAAAGATAAAGCTACGCAGGTACTACGCTCGCGCCTTTATGAAATGGAACTTGCCAAAAAGCAGGAAGAAGATGCAGCCAAGCGTAACAGCCAGGTAAGCAGCGGCGACCGTTCTGCTAAAATACGTACCTATAACTACCCGCAGGGGCGTGTTACAGACCACCGTATAGGCCTTACACTTTATGACCTTGATGGTGTAATGAATGGTAGTGTACAAAAGCTTATTGATGAGCTTCAGCTGGTAAACAATACCGAGAAACTAAAAGAAAGCGATGTATATTAA
- a CDS encoding GH39 family glycosyl hydrolase: MIYHLKKQWLCILALLISNALFAQDKATLTVNLNKTNGKMNPVWAWFGYDEPNYTYMKDGKKLLTEIAALSSVPVYVRTHSLLVTGDGEAALKWGSTNAYTEDAQGNPIYNWAITDSIFDTYIKRGMKPLAQIGFMPQALSTHPDPYRHYWKPGDPYTDIITGWAYPPKDYDKWRNLVYEWVKHCVARYGKKEVESWYWEVWNEPNGHYWKGTPEEFLKMYDYAADGVKRALPTAKIGGNNIAGTRTEGSQKWVNDFIKHCISGTNYATGKKGAPLDALLFHAKGWPKSKDGVVQMDMSPQLQDINTGFKIAMSYPETKNLPLIIGESDPEGCAACGMATNPENAYRNGTLYSSYTAASFARKYLLADETQANFLGAVSWSFEFENQPWFYGFRDLATNGVDKPVLNVFRMFGMMKGSRIAVTGSDMYPLETILAKSVRDKADIGGLASFDKDDKTAAIMAWNYHDTDAPAPATELAITINNIPAKKATMSLYVIDKDNSNSYEVWKKMGSPQNPTTAQIAQLEAAGQLKRVSSEKVTISGNKLLVNLPLQRQAVALVKLEWK; the protein is encoded by the coding sequence ATGATTTATCACCTTAAAAAACAATGGCTTTGCATTTTAGCATTATTAATTTCGAATGCATTATTTGCACAGGATAAGGCAACACTTACAGTAAACCTCAACAAAACAAACGGAAAAATGAATCCCGTCTGGGCATGGTTTGGGTATGATGAACCCAACTATACCTACATGAAAGATGGTAAAAAACTACTGACCGAGATTGCCGCCCTAAGTTCTGTACCTGTTTATGTGCGCACGCACAGCCTGCTGGTTACCGGCGATGGCGAGGCCGCCCTTAAATGGGGCTCTACAAACGCCTATACCGAAGATGCCCAAGGCAACCCTATTTATAACTGGGCAATTACCGATAGTATTTTTGATACTTACATAAAACGCGGCATGAAACCGCTGGCGCAAATTGGCTTTATGCCACAGGCGCTGTCTACACACCCTGACCCGTACCGCCATTACTGGAAACCTGGCGACCCGTATACTGATATTATTACCGGATGGGCCTATCCGCCAAAAGATTATGATAAATGGCGTAACCTTGTTTACGAATGGGTAAAGCACTGTGTAGCCCGCTATGGCAAAAAAGAAGTTGAAAGCTGGTACTGGGAAGTATGGAACGAACCTAATGGCCATTACTGGAAAGGCACGCCAGAGGAATTCCTTAAAATGTATGACTATGCTGCCGATGGTGTAAAGCGTGCATTGCCTACTGCAAAAATAGGCGGCAACAATATAGCAGGTACACGAACCGAGGGTTCGCAAAAATGGGTAAATGACTTTATAAAACACTGCATAAGCGGTACCAACTATGCCACAGGCAAAAAAGGTGCGCCGCTGGATGCGCTGCTCTTTCATGCCAAGGGATGGCCTAAAAGCAAAGATGGCGTAGTACAAATGGATATGAGTCCGCAGTTGCAGGACATTAATACCGGTTTTAAAATTGCGATGTCCTACCCTGAAACTAAAAACCTGCCACTCATTATTGGGGAATCTGACCCGGAAGGTTGCGCGGCCTGTGGCATGGCAACTAACCCCGAGAACGCTTACCGTAACGGAACGCTGTACAGCAGCTATACCGCAGCATCATTTGCCCGAAAATATTTACTTGCAGATGAAACGCAGGCTAACTTTTTAGGGGCTGTATCGTGGTCGTTTGAGTTTGAAAACCAGCCGTGGTTTTATGGTTTTCGCGACCTGGCAACTAATGGTGTAGATAAGCCGGTGCTTAACGTGTTCCGCATGTTTGGAATGATGAAAGGCAGCCGTATTGCCGTAACCGGTAGCGATATGTACCCACTGGAAACCATACTTGCTAAAAGCGTTCGCGACAAGGCAGATATTGGCGGACTTGCCAGCTTTGATAAAGATGATAAAACCGCTGCCATTATGGCCTGGAACTACCACGATACCGATGCGCCGGCACCTGCCACGGAGTTGGCTATTACCATAAACAATATTCCTGCTAAAAAAGCAACCATGAGCCTGTATGTTATTGATAAGGATAACAGCAACTCATATGAGGTGTGGAAAAAAATGGGTTCGCCTCAAAACCCTACTACAGCACAAATAGCACAACTGGAAGCGGCAGGACAGCTAAAACGCGTAAGCTCAGAAAAGGTAACTATATCGGGCAATAAGCTATTGGTAAACCTGCCTTTACAGCGCCAGGCTGTGGCACTGGTAAAACTGGAGTGGAAGTAG
- a CDS encoding T9SS type B sorting domain-containing protein — translation MQRKCLFIAAFIYGLLPVYAQLCSGSLGDPVVKIDFGSGTATHGAALGSSVTSYTYTNADFPNDGSYTIESRTNTAGTWWTTTDHTGGGYMMVVNASTSVTDYFYKKTVTGLCPDTTYEFAAWIMNLLRNQDNSTPNITFTIEKEDGTILESYNTGNIPLASSALWKQFGFFFVTPAGIDTVVIRMRNNKAGAAPGNDIALDDITFRACGPTVTSAVANNSGTSIQVCEGQEGSYVLNGAITTSGVYSNPAYQWQLSTDSGTTWTDVPGATGTTYTAQPVGAGIYMYRLSTAETANIGSAACRVASNVITVTVGNAPNAPVVTTSPTECGAPTGIITITSPVGYTYSIDGINYVASTTFSSLAEASYNVTAKDNATGCVSAAIVVYVSVGSGVPNAPAVTAAAPATCATVNGSLTVTDTAAGYSFDNGVTWGTTNTASLPPGNYLVKVQNGQGCASGATAVTIPAATGFPPVPTVTIIQPDCVTTTGNITITDSQAQYSFNNGATWGTANTLSGVAAGTYLVLTKNTFGCLSGPATVIINAYVNNEPLPMANAIQSFCIYNNPTIADLAVTGTNVKWYDAATGGVALAAATALQDGVTYYATQTVNICESNKVAVAAAVLNTAAPTGSAAQQFCTTQNPTIALLDATGTNIQWYSTASGGVPLASNISLSDSTTYYATQTVNGCESQLRFAVTVTIIGPSIPVNNASDFVCDALNDDTETVDLTAYTSQLTADAGSIFTYYTSATAANTKVVTQQITVPESYVLLLGTSTIYVRIESSDKCYQVVTLTLTLVNVPVVAIDDTVILCENSVVVVSAGGGFDSYNWSDGQTAEAVVIAAAGNYSVTVTQNHGSTVCTSVKDFTVVLSNRATISSIAIGDWTENENTIEVFVSGMGDYEYSLDNTIWQDTTIFTGLAPGHYFVYVRDKNECGTISDDIYLLNYPKYFTPNGDGQNDAWHVEFATYEPGIITEIFDRYGKLLKTLQYRESWDGTFNGANLPSTDYWFVVKRTSGKVYNGHFSMMR, via the coding sequence ATGCAACGCAAATGTCTTTTTATAGCCGCTTTTATTTATGGATTATTACCTGTCTACGCCCAGCTTTGTTCCGGCAGCCTTGGCGACCCTGTGGTAAAGATAGACTTTGGGTCGGGTACCGCCACGCATGGTGCGGCACTGGGTTCGAGTGTTACCAGTTATACCTATACCAATGCTGATTTTCCAAACGATGGCAGCTACACTATAGAAAGCAGGACAAATACTGCCGGAACCTGGTGGACTACAACAGACCATACCGGAGGCGGCTATATGATGGTGGTTAACGCGAGTACGTCTGTAACCGATTATTTCTATAAAAAAACGGTTACAGGCCTGTGCCCTGATACTACGTATGAATTTGCTGCATGGATAATGAACCTGTTGCGCAATCAGGATAACAGTACGCCAAACATAACCTTTACAATAGAGAAAGAAGATGGTACCATTTTAGAGTCGTATAATACGGGCAACATTCCGTTAGCAAGTAGTGCATTGTGGAAACAGTTTGGTTTTTTCTTTGTTACCCCTGCAGGTATTGATACGGTTGTTATCAGGATGCGGAACAATAAAGCCGGGGCAGCCCCGGGTAATGATATCGCATTAGATGATATTACCTTCCGTGCCTGTGGCCCTACGGTAACATCGGCGGTAGCTAATAACAGCGGAACCAGTATACAGGTATGCGAAGGGCAGGAGGGCAGCTATGTTTTGAATGGTGCCATAACTACATCTGGCGTTTATTCTAATCCGGCTTACCAGTGGCAGCTAAGTACTGATAGTGGTACTACATGGACAGATGTACCGGGCGCGACAGGCACTACTTACACGGCGCAGCCTGTAGGCGCAGGTATTTATATGTACCGGCTTTCTACTGCAGAAACGGCTAACATAGGTTCTGCTGCGTGCCGGGTAGCCAGTAATGTTATTACGGTTACAGTAGGCAATGCCCCCAATGCGCCTGTGGTAACCACAAGCCCTACCGAATGCGGTGCGCCCACAGGAATCATAACCATTACTTCGCCTGTGGGATATACATATAGCATTGATGGTATCAATTATGTGGCCTCCACCACGTTTTCTTCTTTGGCAGAAGCCAGTTACAACGTTACGGCAAAAGACAATGCAACAGGATGCGTATCGGCGGCTATAGTAGTATATGTAAGTGTAGGGAGTGGGGTGCCCAATGCTCCGGCAGTTACTGCTGCTGCACCTGCAACCTGTGCCACAGTAAACGGAAGCCTAACCGTAACCGATACGGCAGCGGGCTATAGTTTTGATAATGGAGTAACCTGGGGCACGACAAATACGGCATCATTACCACCCGGCAATTACTTGGTCAAGGTACAAAATGGCCAGGGTTGCGCTTCAGGTGCTACTGCGGTAACCATTCCCGCAGCTACAGGCTTTCCGCCTGTGCCTACTGTTACCATCATACAACCGGACTGTGTGACTACTACCGGAAACATTACCATTACCGACAGCCAGGCGCAATATAGTTTTAATAATGGTGCTACCTGGGGAACTGCCAACACTCTTAGTGGCGTGGCAGCGGGAACATATCTGGTGCTTACAAAGAATACGTTCGGATGCCTTTCAGGTCCTGCCACGGTAATAATAAACGCTTATGTTAACAACGAGCCTTTGCCTATGGCTAATGCTATACAATCGTTTTGTATTTATAATAACCCTACAATTGCAGATTTGGCAGTTACAGGCACTAATGTAAAATGGTATGATGCCGCAACAGGTGGGGTAGCATTAGCGGCTGCTACTGCCTTGCAGGATGGTGTAACGTATTATGCCACCCAAACGGTAAATATCTGCGAAAGCAACAAGGTAGCGGTAGCAGCTGCTGTGCTTAATACTGCCGCCCCAACAGGTAGTGCTGCCCAACAGTTTTGTACTACACAAAATCCTACTATTGCCCTGTTAGATGCTACAGGTACTAATATACAATGGTATTCAACTGCCTCGGGTGGAGTACCGTTAGCATCGAATATATCACTCTCAGATAGTACAACATATTATGCCACCCAAACTGTTAATGGATGCGAAAGCCAATTACGCTTTGCCGTTACAGTTACCATTATAGGACCATCGATACCTGTAAATAATGCAAGTGATTTTGTTTGTGATGCACTTAATGATGACACAGAGACGGTAGATCTTACTGCTTATACAAGCCAGTTAACGGCAGATGCGGGCAGTATATTTACCTATTATACCTCTGCAACGGCAGCAAATACTAAAGTCGTCACACAGCAAATCACGGTGCCAGAAAGTTATGTATTGCTATTGGGTACAAGTACTATTTATGTGCGTATAGAGTCATCTGATAAATGTTACCAGGTAGTAACGCTTACACTTACATTAGTAAACGTTCCGGTAGTGGCTATAGATGATACTGTAATTTTATGTGAGAACAGTGTGGTGGTGGTAAGCGCTGGCGGTGGTTTTGATAGTTATAACTGGTCTGACGGGCAAACAGCAGAAGCCGTTGTAATAGCGGCAGCGGGTAACTATTCGGTTACAGTTACGCAAAATCACGGAAGTACCGTTTGTACATCTGTAAAAGATTTTACGGTAGTACTTTCTAACCGCGCCACGATAAGCAGCATTGCAATAGGCGACTGGACTGAGAATGAAAATACAATAGAAGTTTTTGTATCGGGTATGGGTGATTATGAGTATTCGCTGGATAATACCATATGGCAGGATACAACTATTTTTACAGGCCTGGCACCGGGACACTATTTTGTGTATGTACGCGATAAAAACGAGTGTGGTACCATAAGCGATGATATTTACCTGCTGAATTACCCTAAATACTTTACCCCAAATGGCGACGGACAAAACGATGCCTGGCATGTAGAATTTGCCACGTATGAGCCGGGAATCATTACTGAAATATTTGACCGCTATGGCAAGCTTTTAAAGACCCTGCAATATCGCGAAAGTTGGGACGGTACCTTTAACGGGGCTAACTTACCTTCTACAGATTACTGGTTTGTGGTAAAACGCACCAGTGGTAAGGTGTATAATGGTCATTTTAGTATGATGAGGTAA
- a CDS encoding winged helix-turn-helix transcriptional regulator, which produces MEANVIPLMQEVACHKAAVLHIKDALETLSGKWKLPILGALSSGPKRFKELAKEVGGITDKVLSKELKDMEMNHLVKRTVYDTFPPTVEYSWTDHSRTLGDVMCALENWGKLHRKTVIGG; this is translated from the coding sequence ATGGAAGCTAATGTTATACCCTTAATGCAGGAAGTAGCCTGCCATAAGGCTGCTGTACTGCATATTAAAGATGCGCTGGAAACCCTGAGCGGAAAGTGGAAATTACCCATACTGGGCGCGCTGAGCAGCGGGCCAAAACGTTTTAAGGAACTGGCAAAAGAAGTAGGCGGTATTACAGATAAGGTACTGAGCAAAGAGCTTAAAGACATGGAAATGAACCACCTTGTTAAACGCACGGTATATGATACATTTCCTCCTACGGTAGAGTACTCATGGACAGACCACAGCCGCACGCTGGGCGATGTAATGTGTGCCCTTGAAAACTGGGGAAAACTACACAGGAAAACGGTTATCGGGGGATAA
- a CDS encoding SDR family oxidoreductase, with protein sequence MILVTAATGQLGTATVNYLLEKIPASQIAVLARDADKAKDFADKGISVRIGNYHDYESLVPAFKGVEKLLLISSNDFEDRAGQHINAIKAAKEAGVKHIAYTSVEATDPRNSATGVVGTSHADTDDFLKASGLTYTLLKDNLYADVIPMFVGDQVLTTGVFFPAGDGKVPFATREDMALAAAVVLTTEGHENKEYVIANDESWSFADVAQYISEVSGVEVTYTSPDAEVYKKVLEDAGVPDIYVWMLGAFAKAIKDHEFETGKSDLEQLIGKKPTTLKEYLATVYGK encoded by the coding sequence ATGATATTAGTTACAGCCGCTACAGGCCAGCTGGGTACAGCTACCGTAAATTACCTTTTAGAAAAAATTCCGGCATCGCAAATTGCAGTACTTGCCAGGGATGCAGATAAAGCAAAAGATTTTGCAGATAAAGGCATAAGTGTACGCATAGGCAATTACCACGACTATGAGTCGCTTGTACCAGCTTTTAAGGGTGTGGAGAAATTGCTTCTTATTTCATCTAACGATTTTGAAGACCGCGCGGGTCAGCACATCAACGCTATTAAAGCAGCTAAAGAAGCCGGTGTTAAGCACATTGCATATACGAGTGTAGAAGCCACAGACCCACGTAATTCTGCTACGGGTGTTGTAGGTACAAGCCATGCTGATACCGATGATTTTCTTAAAGCTTCGGGTTTAACTTACACGCTGTTAAAAGATAACCTGTATGCCGATGTAATACCTATGTTTGTTGGCGATCAGGTACTTACTACAGGCGTTTTCTTCCCTGCCGGAGATGGTAAGGTACCGTTTGCAACACGCGAAGATATGGCACTTGCCGCTGCTGTGGTGCTTACTACAGAAGGGCATGAAAACAAAGAGTATGTTATAGCCAATGACGAAAGCTGGTCGTTTGCCGATGTTGCGCAATATATTTCTGAAGTTTCGGGTGTAGAAGTGACTTATACAAGCCCGGATGCTGAGGTGTACAAGAAAGTGCTTGAAGATGCTGGTGTACCGGATATTTATGTATGGATGCTTGGCGCATTTGCTAAGGCAATTAAAGACCACGAGTTTGAAACCGGTAAATCTGATCTTGAGCAACTGATAGGCAAAAAACCAACCACGCTTAAAGAGTATTTAGCTACGGTTTACGGTAAATAA
- a CDS encoding voltage-gated chloride channel family protein, which yields MKDLKSKTAGIPFTNYLLSLAKWLLLAIPVGFLVGSASAFFLESLNWVTNYRESHVWIIALLPLGGLIIGVTYHFYGESVVKGNNLMLEELHTPKQIIPFRMAPLVLFGTLVTHLFGGSAGREGTAVQMGGAIADQFTKWFKLNEANRKIIIIMGISAGFASVFGTPLAGAIFAVEIMMIGRLRYQAIVPSLVVAYIADYSCKLWNVAHTHYSIASVPDFTFTGFGYTLFCGVLFGLAALLFSKTVHFFTAQFKKYIAYPPLRPVIGGIVIALAVWAMGTTKYIGLGVPTIVDSFSVQQPYYAFLVKLLLTTFTLGAGFKGGEVTPLFFVGATLGSALFLIVPLPMALLAGMGFVAIFSGATNTPIACTLMGIELFGAEAALYLGIACGIAYLFSGHTGIYSSQIQGGVKQLLYEKFSNKKLNDL from the coding sequence ATGAAAGACCTTAAATCAAAAACTGCCGGAATCCCTTTTACAAACTACCTGTTATCATTGGCTAAATGGCTGTTGCTTGCTATACCCGTAGGTTTTTTAGTTGGGTCGGCATCTGCGTTTTTTCTTGAATCGCTTAACTGGGTTACCAACTACCGCGAAAGCCACGTTTGGATCATTGCTCTGCTGCCATTGGGCGGCCTGATTATTGGGGTTACTTATCATTTTTACGGCGAAAGCGTAGTAAAGGGCAACAACCTGATGTTAGAAGAATTACATACCCCTAAACAAATAATTCCGTTTCGTATGGCGCCACTGGTGCTGTTTGGTACGCTCGTTACCCATTTATTCGGAGGTTCAGCTGGGCGCGAGGGCACTGCCGTGCAAATGGGCGGCGCCATTGCCGACCAGTTTACAAAATGGTTTAAACTAAACGAAGCCAACCGTAAGATCATTATAATAATGGGAATCAGCGCGGGGTTTGCATCGGTATTTGGTACACCATTAGCAGGAGCCATTTTTGCTGTAGAGATAATGATGATAGGGCGCCTGCGTTACCAAGCCATAGTACCCAGCCTTGTTGTTGCTTACATTGCCGATTATAGTTGTAAATTATGGAATGTGGCCCACACCCATTACAGCATTGCAAGCGTGCCTGACTTTACTTTTACGGGCTTTGGCTACACACTGTTTTGCGGTGTGTTATTTGGCCTTGCAGCCCTGTTATTCAGTAAAACAGTACACTTCTTTACAGCCCAATTTAAAAAATATATCGCCTATCCTCCCCTGCGCCCTGTTATTGGCGGAATAGTAATTGCCTTAGCGGTTTGGGCTATGGGTACTACAAAATATATCGGGCTGGGCGTGCCTACTATAGTAGACTCGTTTAGCGTACAGCAGCCATATTACGCCTTTTTGGTAAAACTACTCCTTACTACTTTTACGCTGGGAGCCGGTTTTAAGGGTGGTGAAGTTACCCCCTTGTTCTTTGTAGGGGCTACACTGGGTAGTGCGCTGTTTTTAATCGTTCCGTTGCCTATGGCATTGCTGGCGGGCATGGGGTTTGTAGCAATATTTTCGGGAGCGACAAACACACCCATCGCGTGTACTCTAATGGGCATTGAGCTTTTTGGTGCTGAAGCAGCGCTTTATTTAGGCATCGCCTGTGGGATAGCGTATTTATTTTCGGGGCATACAGGTATTTACAGTTCGCAAATACAGGGTGGTGTAAAGCAATTGCTTTATGAAAAGTTCAGTAACAAAAAATTGAACGATTTATAA
- a CDS encoding PD-(D/E)XK nuclease family protein, with protein MTNLFDAIYSLKKEYDERREMHNFSIITALHRERDETNLHSRFISYLLSATSNHGLKNTYAKILFKDILGVSEFDFSNYQVFPNELDKKEYKFIDILLVNKKKSQAIIIENKIDAKDSNNDTKINGYKGQLERYYNTIKKVADKDGEPCNEYKCENVLVYYLSNGTKPSDISVGILKDIPSSWKSENVISYENEVREWLKRCIDVTSETKPVLRELIQHYLDLINKMTHSDLPIAEILELKDIVSNNIAQTSYLIENFKHIKWHTIHQFWVELGKKLQTKGFHSVSYYVEYEVTLEANGAKFKNCITQVTHEKKSINYGIHFDFISGEKAYISGLGSLSWGIFEPQRWAIFENPELENINFLEFSSVNTYQLIDEQDMIRAIELIVDEIIKKDFNILNH; from the coding sequence ATGACAAACTTATTTGATGCAATATATAGCCTAAAAAAAGAGTATGATGAGAGGCGTGAAATGCATAATTTCAGTATAATTACCGCACTCCATCGAGAAAGGGATGAAACAAATCTACACTCAAGGTTTATTTCTTACCTGCTTTCTGCAACTTCAAATCATGGGTTGAAAAACACCTATGCCAAAATACTGTTCAAAGATATTTTAGGAGTTAGTGAATTTGATTTTTCAAATTATCAGGTCTTTCCAAATGAGCTTGATAAAAAAGAATATAAGTTCATTGATATTCTATTGGTCAATAAAAAGAAAAGCCAGGCCATTATCATTGAAAATAAAATTGATGCTAAGGATAGCAACAATGATACTAAAATAAATGGTTACAAAGGACAGTTAGAAAGATATTACAATACTATAAAGAAAGTTGCTGATAAAGATGGAGAGCCATGTAATGAGTATAAATGTGAAAATGTTTTAGTTTACTATTTGAGCAACGGAACTAAACCATCTGATATAAGTGTTGGTATACTGAAAGATATACCTTCCAGCTGGAAATCTGAAAATGTCATATCTTACGAAAACGAAGTTAGAGAGTGGTTAAAAAGGTGTATAGATGTAACATCAGAAACTAAACCAGTTCTAAGGGAACTTATTCAACATTATCTTGACCTAATTAATAAAATGACTCATAGCGACCTGCCAATAGCTGAAATACTGGAATTAAAAGATATAGTTTCAAACAATATTGCTCAAACAAGTTACTTGATAGAGAACTTTAAACACATTAAGTGGCACACTATACATCAATTCTGGGTGGAATTGGGTAAAAAATTACAAACAAAAGGCTTTCACAGTGTCAGTTATTATGTTGAATATGAAGTTACCCTTGAGGCTAATGGGGCTAAATTTAAAAATTGTATTACTCAAGTTACCCATGAGAAAAAGAGTATCAATTACGGCATTCATTTTGACTTTATAAGCGGTGAAAAAGCTTACATATCGGGGCTTGGCAGCTTAAGTTGGGGGATATTCGAACCTCAAAGGTGGGCAATTTTTGAAAATCCTGAGCTTGAAAATATAAATTTTTTAGAATTTTCTAGTGTAAACACATATCAATTAATTGATGAGCAAGATATGATTAGAGCAATTGAGTTGATAGTAGATGAAATTATTAAAAAGGATTTTAATATATTAAATCATTAA
- a CDS encoding TIGR02757 family protein, producing MNATDLKAFLDEKVYQYNKPDFITSDPIQIPHLFTQKEDAEIAGFLAATIAWGNRKMIINNAKKMVALMGDSPYDFVMSHEPHHLETLENFVHRTFNGGDFGTFITALQHIYQNHGGLEGVFAKHQKNDSLQPAITAFKKVFFEIPHQSRTHKHVSDPTAGSAAKRINMFLRWMVRNDSTGVDLGLWKTISPAALSCPLDVHSGNVARKLGILTRKQNDAKALAELDTQLRLMDATDPVKYDFALFGLGVFEDWK from the coding sequence ATGAACGCTACCGACCTTAAGGCTTTTCTTGACGAAAAGGTGTACCAGTACAACAAACCCGATTTTATAACATCTGACCCAATACAGATTCCGCACCTTTTTACCCAAAAGGAAGATGCCGAAATCGCAGGTTTCCTGGCAGCCACCATTGCCTGGGGTAACCGTAAGATGATTATAAACAATGCTAAAAAAATGGTGGCGCTTATGGGCGACAGTCCGTATGATTTTGTGATGAGTCACGAACCCCATCACTTAGAAACGCTCGAAAACTTTGTGCATCGCACGTTTAACGGTGGCGACTTTGGCACCTTTATTACTGCCCTGCAACACATCTATCAAAACCACGGCGGTCTGGAGGGTGTATTTGCCAAGCACCAGAAAAACGACAGCCTGCAGCCTGCCATTACCGCATTTAAAAAAGTGTTTTTTGAAATACCGCATCAAAGCCGTACCCATAAACACGTAAGCGACCCCACAGCGGGAAGCGCCGCAAAGCGTATTAATATGTTCTTACGCTGGATGGTGCGCAACGACAGTACAGGGGTTGACCTTGGCTTATGGAAAACTATTTCTCCTGCTGCGCTGTCCTGCCCGCTTGATGTGCACAGCGGCAACGTAGCCCGTAAACTGGGCATACTTACCCGCAAGCAAAACGATGCTAAAGCCCTTGCAGAACTGGATACACAGCTTCGCCTTATGGATGCCACCGATCCGGTTAAATATGATTTTGCGTTGTTTGGGTTAGGGGTATTTGAAGATTGGAAATAA